The segment GAGAACAGGTAATGTACACGGGATGAATCTCACATGCTTACAATGGGGGGCAACTTACTGCATTTCAATTTCATGCTTTTAACTTCATCCTTTACCCTTTTGATATTATGAAGATCAATGTACAGAATACtgtcattattttcattgttgattATTCTGTAAagaattttctttctcttgtctataaaataaaaatgttgcccAGTATATCCCAAAGCCCAAAATATCTTGTTTCGTCCACAATTCAATCTTATTCTATTTACTGTCACGAGGAGTAAAGCAACCCCagaatattcacatttaagaagctgaaataaaagcttttttgcttaaaaaaataataatcggAAAACAAATTACTCAAACTGATTAATCGATTAGCAAAATAATTTGCGGTTAATTTAGTAGTTGACAATTAATCAATTTAATATTTGCGCTTCTACAGAATGTAGTATTTCAAATCTGAAGTGTTGAGGATCCAAAGAATATAAATTATGGGTCTTTCAGATTGTAGTCTATAGATCTGAGATGTTTGAATGGTCACACTTTTCTTTGCCTCCCCTATAGAGAGTATATGTATCTCTTTTATACGTGATACAATCCCTTTAATATAACTGAGTGgtaaaacaaaaccaacaggtGGCTGCTATGAATGGACAGAGCTTTGTGGCagattttaaagaaaatgaacTGGACTAGCTGCGGGTGTTAAAATCTGAGGAGTTTGCATGATATTCTGGTTGGCCGTGGACATCTTTTATAGAAATATTTAGATTTGATCAAGTTTCATAGAAAAACAATTGGCTCTGTTAGTTAACATTTCCGCTCACTAGTATCGTTACCTATTGCTTCTTTTCCTTTTAGCCTCTTGGAAGTCTGTCAAATCTTTCTTCTGAAATTTGTATGGTGGCAACTTCCACGTATGGTGACATCACATGAACATCCTCTGACAACTgcaggtcaaagttcaccaGGAAGCTCTGGAGATGAAGTTGACCCCAATGTTGGTGCTGCTTCGCTCCACTCTGGACCAACTAGAGGAGAAGGACACAGCCCAGATCTTTGCAGAGCCCGTCAACATCAAAGAGGTTAGACACTTCACTGTTACAACCCCAGTTGCCAGAGACCAATTATTATTAAGAAAACAGTGTTCATAGTTTCTGAATTCACCAATGCACTTGACCCACAAATTATTGCGTTACAGTTAACCTCCCCCCGAAGTTTCTAGGTACACAGGCTTATACCTTTTTAGCCAACTTTTCTTACAAAGCTTGTAATCTTTTGCATTGCTAATTTAACTGAAAGAGGTTCATGCCCATCACAGCTGTCAAAGAGTTCCAAAGTATCTgtgggagtatatatatatatatatatatatatatatatatatatagttttttaaaatcagtccagtttttttgtgtttgaattGCCTATATGTGTCTGTTCCTCGTGAACCTTTAGAGTTCTGTTGTCTTGTCCTCAGGTCCCAGACTATCTGGAGTTCATCAGCCAGCCCATGGACTTTTCCACGATGCGCACTAAGCTGGAGAGCCACGCCTACCACTCAGTGGCTGACCTGGAGACCGACTTCAACCTGATGGTGTCCAACTGCCTCCTCTACAACAACAAGGACACGGTCTTCCACCGGTTAGCGCTGCGTCTGAGAGACTTGGGGGGCGCCGTACTGCGCCATTCACAACGCCAAGCCACCAACACCGGCCTGGACCTGAACACTGGCATGCACCTCTCGGAGTCGCCGCAGAAACGAGACTTTTACAGCTGCACCTGGGAGGATGGTAAGTGGTGGAACGGTGGAACTCGACAGGAAATGTGACCACACACATCTGTTTTACTTTAGATAAGGGTCTGTGTCTACCTTTCTTATGAGTAGATACTTATTTTAGATGCATGGTAAATGTTTCAGTACAATTCAAGAAACCTTTTACcaatattgttgtattatttctATTCAACGataatacattaatacactgCCACTCAAATTTGATTAAATGGGACGGAAATAGATATGTGTTATTCTTTATTATGGACATGAATTAAAGTGTGAGTTATATTTGGGTGTACCTAAATACTccactctttttgtttttaaaaggattCTTCACTTCTTACTTACCCCATACTTACTTTGAATTTGTGAAGAAAACTTTGCTTTTCTTGCCTCCACGGGGAATAGAGAATCTAAAAAAAGACGAAACGTCTTGATGAATTGAAGCAAACGGGGAGCGGGAGCTATATACCCAAACATTCGTTTACAAATTCTAAAGACTTGGATTTAACAGTCAATTTAATCCAAGTCTCATTTAACCCATGCATCTTAACACAGAATCTTATGAAACACTCGGGATTCGTCCAGACTCACACTGATGCGTTTCTTAGAACCAAATGACACCAGAAATGTCTCCAGTTTGTCTAAATATGGACTATGGATGCTTTTTTTCACTCAACCTGACTGagaatatgtataataatacgaaatgttcttcatgttcttttcCTGCAAATAGCATAAACATCAGCGACAATGCTTGAAAGCAGAATAGTGTGGCCACCACCAGTTAATGGGGTGGTTGCATGCCTTACTTTGCATAATGCTCTCTGTTGGCTATAGTGCAGTCTGACATTTTATTCTGGGAAGTGATGGATTTGAATGAGGTTTGAGATTTggcaggagagggagggctattatatatttaactgttcagaatttgttttgtgtttgagttTCTCTGACTCTTCTATCCACTATTGTTTTGCCATCTCATACTGAAGATGTAACAATGTAGCTCAAGAAATTACAGTATATTGTGTCTGTGGACAGTGTACAGAGTCAAGTTCTGGCAGTTGTGAGTTGGTTCATGATCAATTAATTTGACTGGGCAGTACTGGGCTCTGCTCTCTTGTTTTTTGAGAGCGGAGACAGAATCTAGTTCCTCGTTTGCGAGTTCATTGGTTGCTCTTCAGCTAATCTGTTCAGTTAACAAATATCAGTATTAAACTCAATGTTTTTTGTACTTTCGTGGAACATGCCCGTCCGCCTCACCCTTCTGCCTGACCCTTCCTGTTGTGTCCAGTTGACAGTGTGCTGGATCCAGACAACCGGATTCATATGACAGTGGAGGAACAGCTGAAGGAGCTGTTGGAAAAGATGGACTTTGTCTCCTCCATGCGATGCAGCGGCGCCCGAACCAGACGCATCCGCCTGCTTCGTCGCGAGATCAACAACATCCGCTACAGGCAGGGCCAGCACCACCGCTCCAGCCTTCACAATGGACATCTGAAGGACGgggatgacgaggaggaggaggaggaagatgacgacGACAAAGATGCCAAGGCCGACCACGGCCTGTCGACCTCGGACAAAGGTGGGTGATAAGCACTGAACGTTTCAACAGTATGACATTGCCTGCATGAACCTTTTAAAAGCCTCTTATTTTCAATGAGACAGTTGTGAACATGAGCTAACGGAACATTGTCCTCAGGTAATTGAGCCAGGGTCCCCCCCACGCACCAACCCCAACCACCCCACTGTCTCCAGTCTAGTAAGTAGGGGCCCACAGAGTCTCGTTAGCCATGGCTGCCTCACAACTCCTCTCTCCCAGTGCACTCTATGTCTGCACCTCTTCTGTACATCACTCTCATGGACTCACCACTCTCCATTGGCCACGTACCGTCATGCCATGTCATCCCACTTCTGACTCCAGGCTAGTCCAGCCTCTTGCTACCATAGAGGTGCGGCGCAGAATACCTGCGATTTGTGTCAGCTGAGTCTTAAAATATTGCCATGTTGTCATGTTGCTGGTGTCCAGTTGTGAGAGCAAAGTTATCTATTCACTCGTCTTTATAAGGTCCTCCATACCTATAGAATACCTCAACTCCCTTTGAGCCTGTTAAACCGATTGAATGAGATGTGACCATTCTGAAGTGACACCATATTCCAGTGTGAATACTACACCACCGCATCACACAACATACTAAATGGAcattcatttgaaatatatGCAGACGGAAAATTAAATGcaacttttctctctcttccagatGATCTCAAATCCACTTCGCCCCCGACACTGGAACTGACCGGCCCAGCCCCTCCTCCACGACACGGGGACGCCCCTCTGGAACCTCCCACACTGCGGCCAATCACAGGGGAGCCCTGGTCCCCCAGCTGGCCTTGCAAACGCCTGAAGATGGACGTCGACCTCACCACGGAGAACATGAATTGCACTAAAACGCCGGAGCGGGATGTGTTGCCGCCCCCCATTTTGCACAGTGAAGGACAGGCGCTGGCCAACGGGCTGCCAGAACTCGGTGCTCCTCCGCGGCCCACCACCGGGGGAGTTGGACGACGGACCTCCGTATTGTTCAAAAAGGCGAAAAATGGAGCCAAgctgttcagagagagagacaatccTTTGCTGAACGGAAAGGAGCAGCAGGACAACAGTTCCAGCAACGCCCCTACAGCACCCAACTCCACAGCCAGTACCCCATCCTCGACACCGTTATCCACTCCATCTAAGACCCCACAGAAAAGTCCCGGACCCCCCACCCTCAATGATCAATGGACCCCCAGTCGGTGCTCAGATAGTGAGCTGGATAAGACACCAAATCATACGCTGGAAAGTGGTGAGAGGCTTTATGTTGTTCCTTACATTAgttcactacctgtctacctgtggCACTGAAGACCATCAGTCAGATGTGTCCACATGGGTAATATATCAACGTGCTGTACTTTAAATCCCTCTTCTTCAAGAGACGGAAGAGCTGTCTTCAATCTGTCTTTATCCATTTTTAATATCTGTTTACCACATCAGGTTAGCATCcccttgttcttgttctttatTGTGAGGAAACGCTACTGATCACTGATCACAGCATCAGAACTTGTTTGTTTCCCTCTACCCTTACACCCGACCCCCCCTGCATTATGTGCGATCATTGTGCGCTGTCCCCTTTTGCACTGATTGGCGATGTTTTATCATTGTGACTGAAATGGGACCGCATATATCCGTCTGTCGGCGTGCCCTTTTCTATCTAGCTTTCCTCCTGGTCTTCTGAGATTGTTCTCAGAATTTTCTCATTTGCTTTTCAGGACTGACCAACGGTTTTAACAAGCACAAAGATGGCGGGTCCGACTCCGAGTACAGCCCGTGTCCAGTCCTGCACAAAGAAATGTAAGACACGGTGCAGCCGTGTCGGTGGTTGTTTGGTTGCGATTGGTAATGAGTGACAACACATTGACGGTGACATTGTCTTCCAGTAGCTCACCACCCAAACGAAGCCTCGGGAAACCAGCTCTTTCCAAAGTTCCCTTTCTGGAGATCGTCAATGGAGACTTTGATTATACTggtatgtttgttttgttaaacaCACGTCTCAGTTCACATGAATTTCTTTCTGCTGTGTACCATCATTCTCAAGTGTCCCCTATCTTTTTCTTATTAGAAGAAATTATTTTGCTATCTGTTGCTGTTTTGCAGGCAACGGCAGTCTAATGTCTGCGGACGGGACGGAGCTGGAGTCCCTAGATCTTGTGTGGGCCAAGTGTCGGGGATATCCCTCCTATCCTGCTCTGGTAAGCCTGTATTCTTTTAAACGTTAATGACGCACCATCTAATATGAGCCGTCAACAGATGGTGTAGCTCCCTTGGATACTTGTTGGCAGTTTTCACCAAACATCTTGAGAAATTCAAGTGAGTTTCACTGTGATATAAAACCAAATCTAGATCTAAATAAGGAGCTTCCTGGGACCACAGAACAGCCGTTTGTGAGAGAGCAGCACTAGAAACGGACCTAAGAACTTCTTGACTGTTCGTTCCAGATCATCGACCCAGAGATGCCAGAGGAGGGCATGCTGCACAACGGGGTGCCCATCCCTGTCCCACCCAAAGAGGTCCTCTGTCTGGGGGAGCAGAGGCAGGAGGAGGCCAATGAGCGGCTCTACCTGGTGCTCTTCTTTGACAACAAGCGGACATGGTGAGGGGTACacgcttatatatatatatatatatatatatatatatatatatatatatatatatatatatatatatatatatatatatatatatacacacatatatatatatacacacatatatatatatatacacgtatgtatgtatatatatgtgtgtgtatatactgtataagaTCAGAATGCATTTCAGCTGGGTGAATTGTCCAGTCAAGGAGGATCagaatgatggtgatgattatttattattgtttgccttttctttaaattagtttgtatatattgtagATAATTACATTGAACACAAATATTATCAACAAcattccccctggggatgaataaagtatatatatatatatatatatatatatatatatatatatatatatatatccattaaATGGTCCTAAAGCAGTGAAAGTCGTCACCGTCTGTTTCTGGTACTGCAGGCAGTGGCTCCCGCGAGACAAAGTGACCGCCTTGGGTGTAGACGACACGGCGGACAAGCTGCGCATAATGGAGGGTCGCAAGTCCAGCATCCGCAAGTCGGTCCAGGTGGCGTACGACCGTGCCGTGATCCACCAGAGCCGAGTCAGCCACAGCCACGGCTTTGTCGCCTCCAACTACCTGTAGAGGGCGACGGCGAGCCCCCACTGTGCACGCACAGTCAGCAACTATGCATCTCTGTTTTGGTCTTAAAGCTGCAGGTCGTCTTACCGCCAGTGGAATAGAGTCCTGGACTGTACGTTCCCAAACCACTAGtgtctgactcacacacagagctctCGATAACGTTACCTTGAGGTCCCACGTTGCTGCGGTCGGTAAGCATTAAATCCCCGTTCAGAGGGATGTATCGAGGTATCTGCTTACCTGGATGTGaaacggtgtgtttgtgtgtgtgtgtgtttgtgtgtattggAATTCCCTCTTCTTTGTATAACGCTACTGCCAAGGAATCAAACTGTCAGAAAAGAGATTTGACATATTTATATGACACGCAGAAGAAGAATGAATGGATCACTGCCATCTTTTATACAatagctttttacattttaatcttttACAAAGACACTTGTATATTATAACGGCACACtttgtgtacatatgtgtgtttattatcaaacccaatgtaatttaatgttgcCGTTTTTAAAATGCGTATTTCAATCAACCCACAAGGGGCAAAGGGGCTGTGTATATTTGTGAAGATGAATTAATTCCTGACTTGCTgcagtgtactgtgtgtgtgtgtgtgtgcgtgtgtgcgtgtgcattcaGAACATACATTACAATGAGCCAATTGTTCTTTATATTTGAATTCTCTTTTTGATACAGAgagaaataatttatttatggGATACAGAACTATAGAAATAAAGTTATATTGGTGAGAGTtggtgttatttaaaacaaatggagTGAAGTTTAAGAAAACAAATTTACAGCCAACATTTTAACAGATAAAGTTCACATTTGGTTTGGTGGTGATTTTACCAGCCGCCACTGTTGACCCCCCAGAATATCCTATTTATTGTCAAGAGTCACATTTTATCAAATGGAAAAATACACCTTTTTATAAGCTTGTAATATGTGCATATTTTAGCTGCTAACCAAATATTTTGTCAAAACAAGTATTTCcacatttttgggaaataaatgctctattaaaaaccttttgggattacttttcaatttttttctttttaaaaccaaaagtgAGAAAAGCCATTGTTTAGTATTTAATAATGATCACTACTTTAAAAAAGCAGGTGTGGTGGAAGTGATATTTCCGGTTTCAGTCCAAACGTTCTCTTTTCCACTGACTGACGGTAACGACGATCAGCATCATGGAAAGTAGTTAAAActttcataaataaaataaaaagaccttGTCCAAACAAACGGCAGCAATCCACAAACGCATTTCAGTCCCATCATAAGCTCAAACTCAACAATGACTGCTGAACTGAAgttaacagaaagaagaagacccAACAAATATTGAACAGTCGGATCAATATCGGATAAAAAAAGTCCTGCGCATGCAAACATGGACTGACGTGTTGCACAATGTTGTGAAATTGTTGTCAGTCGTCGGTCCGCCGAGCCACTTTAAGCCTGATTCGTTAATTAATTAAGGTGTGATCTTGACTATTCCAGATGGGTTTCTACTGATTATTTACAGTGGAATAGAGGATTTGCATATCTTGACAGCCGAATGGCTTATTTCAGACCGAAGGTACAGATGGCTGATCTGAGAGCTGCTGTAGTGAGCGGGTGTGTTCAGCCTCCGTCACAGAGGAGGTCCTCGCTGCCTCCTGTTCGCTCCAGCGAATGGAAACAGtttgttcattatttttaagCCTGTAGGAGCTTAGAAGTTTTCTGAGTGAGAGTCTGGATTCAGTGAACACACCAGAAAGGAGATGGTGAAGCTCCTGAGGCATTCCCAGGGCCAGACGAGGTATGTGATCTCCCCAGCGTGTTCTGGGTCGACCCCGACGCGCCTCACGAGTTGGACATGCCCAGAAAACCACTAAAGGAGCCCAGGAGGCCTCCTGATCCGATGTCCTCATCATAAACTGTCTATTAAACTATCTCATTATATATTGCAGTGTTAACGAGGTTAGACCTGTACCAGGATGAGGATATAACTTCCCCGTGTTGAAActatgagaaagaaaagtgccTTGAGATGAATGATAAATGATGCCGTCTGAATTTGTCCACCTGATGGGAGTCATAGAATGTTGTcgaaaaaagtcatagtatttttaaaaagtaatacaaaagtattttttaatgTACCATACTCTGGTATTTCATGTCTTTTTGTATACATTCGGAGCATACAGCACATTGAGTCCATTGTTATTGTATATTGGCGTTTGGATTTCACACAAAACCAACCGCCATCGCTCATTGTTGAATATCCACTTTATTGTCGAGAGCTCCATAATTATTAAAGGAGAAAATATACCTTAAGCTTGCACTACCTGTATATTTCTACAACATATTTAGTCTCAATAGCATTtccacattttgagaaataaatTGTCTATTAAAAACCTGTTGGGGAAACTCAGTGCAGTTTtatgttgttgctttttaaatCATAGTAATATAAATTTGCATtcaataatcacaataatattGAAATGCTTTCCATCAAGGATTCAGCCCATCAGCTCAAACCCTCAGGAAGTGATGTCCATTAAGGCGCTGACCTTTTCCACTGGTCAACTCCAGCCAGCACACAGCGTTTAATTGTTATTCTAACAATATTCAGCATAGTGAAAAGTACTGTTAATTGTAAATGTATACAAcagttatataaaaaaaggcTGATAAAATATCCCTTGTCCAAACAaactacaaacacatttcagtcCCATCATAAGCTAAAAttcaataagtgtgtgtgtgtgtgtgtgtgtgtgtgagagagaccaAAGCGTCCATCACAGTCTGATCATCGGTGGAAACACTTCTAGTCCGTCAATTCAAACACGAGCCCCGTGGTGGTTCCTCCGTCAGTGTCCAGGCTGCCGTCTCGTCAGCAGGAGGTAGTTGTGGCGAAGGGTTCGCAGCTCTGTCAGTCGGCCCAGCAGGCGCCCGAACCGCTGTGGCCCCCCTCGCGCGGCCCCAGCCTGGGCCCCACACACCCTGGATAGCAGATCCAGGATCAGTTCCTGCATTCTCTCAATGCAGCTGGCTGCCTGCAGGGACGCACGGTCTGTAGAACGGGGGACAAAGAGAGAGCCGGGATGTGTGGCGTCTGTATCCGGACACTTACTGAGTCAGAAGTTACACAACCAAACCATTTTAAGCCGTGACCCTACGTCATCCTGCTGAAgtgctccaggtgtgtgtgtgtgtgtgtgtgtgtgtactaatcaTGTACAGTGGAATACAGATTGCTGGGCTGTACCTGAGCAGAGCAGAGCTGTTGCCGTGAGCAGGGCGTATTCTGCCTCCGTCACTCGCAGCGTTGCCATGCTGTGGAAGAAGTTGAGCACCGGCCCCAAGAGATCCTCACTGCCACCTGTTCACACCAGCAAATAGAAATAGGGAattgttctttcttcttttcttttacaccTTGAACATACAAAATCGTGGATATTTTCTGAGTGAGGGACCCACCTGAATTGACCGGCATCCCACTGTGGATGTTTTCCTTTGACGCTACATTTCTCAACCAGTTGTGTGATGACATGCTGAAAATCTGCAGGGCTGATattagagggaaaaaaacaaagtatcAAACTGAActagaattgtgtgtgtgtgcgtgtgtgtgtgtgtgtgtgttcgtgctcACCTGGACTGGGGCTAGTTGGGTTGTGGGAGAACTGCTGTGCTGAGAGCAGGAACATGACCTCCAGCGAAGAGATGGACAAGAGAGAGCTCTGGTCAGGAAAGTCCAGGAGGTCAAACCCTGTGAGGGGAACATCGTTATTAGTTTTGATGCgtcacatttatttgatttttgtgACAACTCAGCAGAATTTGATGAAGTTCTATTTTGTATTTCCACGTTTTTACTCCCTCATACGCCTCTTCATCACTCGCTGGACGCAGCGGTAATGACGATGGACGGCAGTATCCGTACATCTTTACCATATTGTGGTTCTGTATGTCCTTTAAACTACTTAAATACAAAACTTCACAACGGAAGTGTGCCAACAAGTGCGTCTTTGGAAGTCTTTATTTATACGTGGTGTTATTACGCATCACATGCTCCTTCTCCACGTTTCTGTTAAGTTatttaaacatgaaaaaaaactatCTTCTATTTATTACACGTCACAGATTCTGAAGGTCACATCGTCCCATCGAGCTCACCCGGCACTGTCCTGGCAAACTGTTGCAGCCGTTGCAGTTGTGGCGACGCGACGTCAGACAAGCCCTCGCCTTCTTCTGTACACGACCACTCAAGCAACtgagcagacagacacaagCAACCATTAAGGGGCAATGTAGACATGGAACTGGGTTTGGGGGGGGCACAGCTGTTTCCTGGGGGGACCTACCCTGCAGCGGCTGCTGTCCTGTGCTGTGTACAGCTGATGGGCCTCCACCATCCTGTCCACAAGGTACTTCTGTTCTCGGGTTAGACTGGCAGACAAAGCCTGAGGTAGATGGAAGTTAACGACATATGGTTAAGACAGTATAAGGATTATGGTATAACTTCCCCATCTTAAAACTATGATTTAAAGTACATTTGCATGGCTTCCACCTTCTGATGTTTTCTTATGACATATACTGGGAAATTTGTTGtgtactttaatatatattagaCTATTTGTGTATGACATACCATATTTTTGTGTGACAAACTATGACTTTCTATGAtgtttttctcacattttaaGGCATATATGACATATTTGACATTTCTCGTGACCTTTTTTTGACATGTCGTCTGGCATCCTATACTATGACATTTGGTAAGACatattatactatgactttttagTGACATGTTTGATGACTTTTAGTGACATACTATACAATTAcgtatttatgacattttcacatCATAATATGttatgacattttttactttgtcttttttatggcgttcattttgtgacatttttctaTCTTACCAAGGTAATCtcttttatgactttttaaaattaaatttttcagacattttctttaaatacatgATACTAAGTCTTTTTTATGACACCCTATCACTTGACAATTAATATGACATTTCGAAGCCAATGTGTGCAATGTTGCAAATGAATGAGCAGGACGGCTTAATGGCAAAACTGAGTTTGCCAAGAGTTTCATTTTCTAGATTAGGCTAAAACAAGCACTGACTGAACAAGCTGTTCGGTCTAGAAAATCAATACACTGTATCAATACggcaaaataaaatgacatgtaCCGTGCTAATCCCCCACTCTTAACTATAACCAAACGACAAACCaaccattaaataataataaactatccTTCAACCTAACGTGTAACTAACACTAGCGGATCGACCCTTTGCTAAGTCCTGCCGTCTGAACGCAGACTTCccaatcatagcgtagcatCGGCCAGCTATGACCAGGGAGCTAACATCCAGCTTCATAGACTCTGATGCAATTGTTTCAggttttcttccttttcagcCTATTTTTTATGGATTCGGAGCTCGTCATGGTTAAACATTGTGTAACAGTGA is part of the Cyclopterus lumpus isolate fCycLum1 chromosome 7, fCycLum1.pri, whole genome shotgun sequence genome and harbors:
- the brpf3b gene encoding bromodomain and PHD finger-containing protein 3; amino-acid sequence: MRKPRRKGQVAAGDGTDVRKSNGTVGGRGGARQRSPSPYSLKASPSRETLSYSQAQKVVEVELDGRLHRISILEPLEVITEDEMMAQDIIECNSNKENSEQSSPPTSSAQTVRKPITPRGRRKDAKCPPVKSPPPSKNHYPNSHPPSPEKFNESHHQHMTLPEPKFHVLETFTPVEAPPLPTAYYRYIERLAEEQEAEAEYDMDDEDTAWLEMVNTGRTTEGYSAVTPDYFELLVDRMEEEAYREARSRAPSQSAIDDDAFCCVCLDDECLNSNVILFCDSCNLAVHQECYGVPYIPEGQWLCRCCLQSPQKPVDCVLCPNRGGAFKQTSDGRWAHVVCAIWIPEVCFANTVFLEPVEGVNNIPPARWKLTCYLCKQKGRGASIQCHKANCYTAFHVTCAQRAGLFMKIDPVRETNVNGTTFSVKKTAFCETHSPPGQEAVSDEDSEGRVVGSRGRASRGRSAYTDGPRTPKKGRKSEDDAKLDKKKGKKGSESTEQHSASPQVTVPQIPTSRLNIICKGILFQRKKQFIHRLHNYWLLKRQSRNGVPLVRHLHSSIHIQRTTEPVWPEVDEKVSAAREALRYWQKLRHDLEKARLLVELIRKREKLKREQVKVHQEALEMKLTPMLVLLRSTLDQLEEKDTAQIFAEPVNIKEVPDYLEFISQPMDFSTMRTKLESHAYHSVADLETDFNLMVSNCLLYNNKDTVFHRLALRLRDLGGAVLRHSQRQATNTGLDLNTGMHLSESPQKRDFYSCTWEDVDSVLDPDNRIHMTVEEQLKELLEKMDFVSSMRCSGARTRRIRLLRREINNIRYRQGQHHRSSLHNGHLKDGDDEEEEEEDDDDKDAKADHGLSTSDKDDLKSTSPPTLELTGPAPPPRHGDAPLEPPTLRPITGEPWSPSWPCKRLKMDVDLTTENMNCTKTPERDVLPPPILHSEGQALANGLPELGAPPRPTTGGVGRRTSVLFKKAKNGAKLFRERDNPLLNGKEQQDNSSSNAPTAPNSTASTPSSTPLSTPSKTPQKSPGPPTLNDQWTPSRCSDSELDKTPNHTLESGLTNGFNKHKDGGSDSEYSPCPVLHKEISSPPKRSLGKPALSKVPFLEIVNGDFDYTGNGSLMSADGTELESLDLVWAKCRGYPSYPALIIDPEMPEEGMLHNGVPIPVPPKEVLCLGEQRQEEANERLYLVLFFDNKRTWQWLPRDKVTALGVDDTADKLRIMEGRKSSIRKSVQVAYDRAVIHQSRVSHSHGFVASNYL